In Halothermothrix orenii H 168, the sequence TGAATTAATTTTTCTTTTATGACTCCAACTGTGTTTTGACGAACACATTAAATAAAGTTGATCATCGAAGAAATGTTCTACTAAAATGTCCTTACAATAAATAGGACCTTCTACCAGAGCCAGATCAAGTTTATTATCCAGGATCATATCTTCAATTACTTTGGTGTTGTCAATGGTAAAGGGTAGGTGAATTTTGTTATATTTATTTAAAAACCCTTCTATTATTTGTGGTAAAAGATAGGTACCAATAGTCATACTGGCCCCTATACGTAATTTTCCCTGATTCATATTGACTATATCCTTTATTATATTTTCAGTTTCATCAACAAGATTTAAAATCCTTTTACTATTTCGTAAAAGGATTTTTCCGGCATAGGTTAATTTTAACCTTTTTTTAATCCGGTCAAAGAGTTTTATGTTTAAATCTTCTTCAAGTTCTGAGATAGTTTGACTGATAGCGGGTTGGGACATATATAGTTTTTTAGCTGCTTTTGACATATTTTTTGTTTTGCAAACCATGACAAATATTTTAAGCTGTCTTAAATTCATAAAAGCTCCTCCATAAGTAAAAGGTTATATATATTATAATAACATATTATTTTACTAATAAAAAATATACTATTACAATGTTTATATATAAATTAACTATAATAGGAGATGGTGTATAAATGAAAGCATTTAAAGAAAAAATTCCTGGAATATTGTTGGCTGTTTTCGTTGGAATAACCGGGAGATTGGTAGGCAATTTTGTACCAAATATAGGAGGAGTTACCATAGCAATTATCCTGGGTTTTCTGGCTGGGAACATTTTTCGTCTGGATAGCAACTATGCTAAAGGTATTAAATTTGTGGAAAAGAAAATCCTGTCTCTTGCTATAATGTTGATGGGGTTAAAGTTGCAGATGGATGTTTTGGCTGAACTTGGAATTTCCTCTATTGTAATAATAATTATCATGGTGACATTAACTGTCTTTGTAGGTTCTTTGATTGGGAGGTTATGTGGTCTTTCAAATTCTTTCAGTATTTTACTGGGAATAGGAAATGGAATCTGTGGCTCTTCAGCTATTGCAGCAGCTGCTCCAATAGTTAGTAATAATGAAGAGGAGATCGGACTTTCTGTAAGTGTTGTTAATTTACTGGGTACATTTGGTATTTTCATTTTGCCAGTTATAACTGGTTTATTGAAATTAAATGAAACAACCAGTGGTTTGATGATTGGAAGTACTTTGCAGGCCACCGGTCAGGTAGTTGCTGCGGGTTTTTCTATAAGTGACTTAACAGGAGAAGTTGCTACTATAGTAAAAATGGCCAGGATACTAATGTTAGGACCTGTTGTCCTTTTGTTAAGCTTCTTATTTGGTAAAAAAGATAATAGTTTAGATAATAATGTTAGTATTCCACCATTTATTATTGGATTTTTTATTTTTAGTATTATTGGTACTTTGCAAATATTACCTGTGGGTGTTGTACAATCCTTAAAGTATACGGGTAAGTTGCTGTTAACTGTAGCCATGGCTGGTATTGGTTTAAGGATTAGAATTTCAAGTCTTATTAATCAGGGACCAAAGGCGTTGCTGGTGGGACTTCTTATATTTGTAGTTCAGCTCGTTTCTATTACTGGTTTAATATATTTTTTTCTTTTAAAATAAATTATATAAATTTACATTTCATTTGACTTTTTCTGACAAAGTATATAAAATATACTCTAAATCTAGGACGCCCAAGATGACTCAGGAAGGAGGTGAACTTACATTGGAAAACCCCTTTAAAGTATATCGTGGTTTAAATAGAAATATTTATATTATTTTTATTGGACAGGTTATTAATTCAATGGGAGCGTTTGTTTTTCCCTTTTTAACCATGTTTCTAACTCAAAAAATAGGCATGTCCCCTGCTGAAGCAGGTTCATATGTTACTGTTGCAGCCCTGGCAAATGTTCCCGGTATGTTTCTTGGCGCGAAACTGGCTGATAGTTTTGGTCGGAAAAGGTTATATTTAATTTCCTCGACTCTCATGGCCTTAATGTTAATTCCACCTGCTTTTCTGGGTACCAGTAAAGTTGTTATTTATTTTTTAATAATGATGTCACTTTTTGCTGGTGCTGTAAATCCTGCATTTAATGCAATGGTAACAGATTTAACCAGGGGTGAAGAGAGGAAAAAGGCCTTTTCATTACTTTACCTTGGATGGAATATGGGTTTTGCTATTGGTCCAATGATTGCTGGGTTTTTATTTAACCACTATTTACCTTTATTATTTTTAGGGGATGCAGCAACTGCCTTTATTGCTATAGTACTTATTGGAATTTATGTACCGGAGACAAAAGGAATGATTGAAGAAACTCCCGATGAGGAATTACCGGAAAACGAGAGGGCAGAAGAAGGGTCAATTTTTCGTGTTTTGTTAAAACGACCGGGGATAATTCTTGTAAGCTTTATTTTGTTATTCTTCCGTCTGGTATATGCCCAGAGTTCTTTTGCCTTACCAATTCAAATGAATGAGATTTTTGGTCAACAGGGTCCTGCTTATTATGGCATAAATTATAGCTTTAATGCTATTGTAGTTGTGGCTTTTACAGTGCTGGTAACCAGTGTCACTGTTAAACTGAAGCCACTGGCCAATATAATAATTGCGGGATTATTATTGGCAGTAGGGTTTGGTATGATTTATTATATTGATATACTTCCCTTGTTTTTTCTGTCCACTTTTGTCTGGACCATCGGTGAAATCCTGGAGGCAACAAATGTCAATGTTTATATAGCGTCTCATGCTCCTGTAAGCCACCGGGCAAGGTTTAATTCAATTTTTATGTTTATTTCAGGAGCAGGGTATGCATTTGCCCCAAAATTAGGTGGGTTGTTTTTAGAGTATTATTCAATTAGGGAAATATGGTTAGCTAGTTTTTTTGTAATGGTAATTGCCAGTAGTGCTCTTTTACTTTTTTACTTGGGGCAGGAACGGGTTAAAAGATTAACATGTAAATAAAGAGTTATGTTCAATCTGTATTTTTTATGGAGTATAATGGTATGATCGTGGAATTTTTTTAAAAAAAACCGCCGGCAGCTAAAGCTGCCGGTTATTTTTATCTGGGTTTTGCCGGTTCTATATTAATTTTTTTACCTTTTATATAATTGTTTTTCATAATCTTCAGGACTTCTCGACTACTTTCTTCAGGAACTTCAACAAAAGTGAAATTATCATAAAGATCTATAGCTCCAATTAACCTACCGGATAAACTGGTTTCACCAGCAATAGCTCCAACAATATGACCCGGGGTAATGTTGTGTTTTTTGCCAATATTTATAAATAACCTGACCATTCCTGGCTCTGCACCGGTATCATTTAATTTATTGTTGTTTATTTCTCCCTCAGATGACTCGTTTTCCATATATTTTTTAAAAAGGGCAGCTGCGATTTCTATAGCCGTATAATCATCATCGAGGAGGTTTTCTATGATTTTAATATACTTTTTCAAATGTTCTCTATCAATATAATCTGTTAAGTCATTAATTAAATTTTCAAGCTTAGCCTGTTCTATATCAGTAAGGGTGGGAATATCCTGTTTGATAATACGTGTTTTTGTATATTTTTGTATGTCCCGTAATTTATAAATATCCTTTCCAACTACAAAGGTAAAGGCTTTGCCGGTTTTACCAGCCCGGCCCGTTCTACCTATTCTATGAACATAGTAATCAGTATCCTGGGGGACATCATAATTAAAAACGGCCTCAACCCCATTGACATCAATACCTCTTGCTGCAACATCTGTTGCTACAAGAATTTCAATTATTCCATTTCGAAACTTGTCCATAACCCGGTCCCGTTGATTCTGATTAAACCCGCCATGAAGTGCATCAGATAGATAACCTCTTGCCTGAAGCTGTATATTTAATTCCTCTACCATTTTCCTGGTATTACAAAAAATAAGAGAAAGACCTGGCGAATAAAGGTCAATTAAACGGGTTAATACCTTTAATTTATCGCTTCGTCTGACTTCATAATAGTACTGTTCAATTCCTGGTACTGTTAATTTTTCGTGGGCTATTTTTATAAACTGCGATTTCTTTTGATACCTTTTACTCAAATCAAGGATTGTCTCTGGTATTGTAGCTGAGAAGAACAAAGTTTGTCTGTCATTGGGGATATCTTTTAAGATTGTTTTAATATCATCAATAAAGCCCATATCAAGCATGACATCAGCTTCATCAAGGACAACAAAATTAATATGGGAGAGGTTCAGAGTGCCCCGCCGCATATGATCCATAACCCTACCGGGAGTACCTATAATAACCTGTACTCCCTTCTTCAGGGCCTTAATCTGCCTTTTTATAGATTGTCCCCCATAAACAGGAAGGGTATACAAACTACGTTTGTATTTGGCCAATCTTTTTAATTCTTCAGCGACCTGAATCGCCAGTTCTCTGGTAGGACATAAAATAATGGCCTGAGGTTTTTTGTTTCTGGTATCAATTTTTTCTAATAATGGTATTCCAAAGGCGGCTGTTTTGCCAGTTCCTGTCTGAGCCTGTCCGATTATATCTTTGCCGTTAAGAATAGGGGGGATTGCTTTTGTCTGAATAGGGGTTGTTTCTTCAAATCCCATATCTTCAACAGCCTTTAATATTTCTTTTGAAATATTTAATTCACTAAATTTTACCTTTTTCAAAATGTTTCACATCCTTTTAAATTATTTATCTTTAATATAGTTTTTTATGTTTCCATGACATATATACAAATAAAAACCCTGACTACATTAATATAGTCAGGGCTTAGTTGCTATATCATTAAAGCATTATGTACTTTATAATGTAACAACATTTGCAGCCTGTGGGCCGCGATCACCTTGAACTACTTCGAATTCTACCTCTTGACCTTCATCTAAACTCTTGAAGCCTTCTTTTTGAATTGCAGAAAAATGTACAAAAACATCATCTCCAGCTTCTCTTTCAATAAAACCAAAACCTTTTTTGTCACTAAACCATTTCACTTTACCGTTGTAGATTATCAATTAAATTCCTCCTAAATTTTCTAAGGGCAAGTTCTAATAATTTTTTTAAATGCCCAATGCCATTAACTATATCACACTAATATTGCAAAGTCAAACAATTATACAAAATATTAGTTAATAAATGATATTTTATAAAATTAATATTAGGTAAATACAAAAACATATGATAAGCCTTTTATATTGTTGTAAATTTCAAATTTTTATGATACTATTTACTTGATATTCTCCAGGACAAGCTTGAGCATTTCCTGGTCGCTAAACTGAGCGACGACTTGGTTTTACTATCCCTTCACAGGGTACATTCGTAATTTATTACAGGAGAGGTTTAATTGTCATGAAGATAAGTGAGTTTTCCCGCAAATACAATGTTAGCAAAGATACTATTAGATATTATATGGATCTAAACCTCATTACACCCTGTAAACAGGGCGGTCATTATTTTTTTGATAATAAATGTGAGTCCCAGTTAAAAGAAATTTTGAAATTAAAAGAAATGAATTTTACTTTGCAAGAAATTAAAAAGATATTTAATTATAGAAGGTTAGGGAAACTAACTGCTTACCAGCAAAATAATTATTATAAAAGTATCTATAAAAGAAAAATTAAAGAAATAAATAAGGAAATCAAAAGACTTAAAAGGGCAGAAGAGATGTTGCGGGATGAGGTATTTATACTGAAAAAAAAGGATTTTAGTAAAAAAAGTATCGGGATTGACCTGGCAACTTTATCATTATTTTCCTGTCCTGATTGTAACAGTGAATTATTACTGTCAGCGGAAAAAGTAGAGGAAAATCAGATAATAGAGGGGATTTTGCAGTGTGTTTGTGGTCAAAGCCTGATGATAAAGGATGGAGTTCTGTATTCAGATACCTGTTATAAACACATAAAAGACCAGGTAGCAGAAGATCATATTGAAAGTTATATAAAAAATACTGATCCCGATTTTATTGACAAGTCTTATCAAACTCTAGACTGGATGGAACGGCAGATAGAATTTGAGAACCTATCAGGAAAAGTGGTTTTGGAGCCCGGGTCTGGTTATGGCCATTTTTTGAGACAAATTTACAGAGAATTACCTGATGATACTATTTATATATGTGTTGACAATAATCCCCTGGTAAATCTTTATTTAAAGCAATACCTGGAAATGGCCGGTGAGAGGTCTAAAGTTATTTTTATAACAGCAGACTTACCCAAACTGCCCCTGAAAGAGAATATAATTGATGTGTTCATTGATTTTACGGGAACATCCTGTTTTTCTTTTGAAAATAAAGGGTTTTTACCTGAATTACTTAATTGTTATCTCAATGCGGAGGCAATGTTACTGGCAACTTTTATTATTTACCGCAAATTTGGTCCTAATAATATTGTGGGTCAACCCTTTAGACAGAATTTTATTTACAATAATGTTAAAAATGGCCTGTTAAAGTTAAACTTTAAGATTGAAAAAGAAGTAAAAACAGAAACACAAACAATTAAGAAAAATCCTGGCAAATATGAAAGTTTTGCCCAACCGGGTGATAAAATATATGCCTATCAGGTTATGGCAAAAAGATGGAGCTAACTCCATCTTTTTTATTTTTACATGCTAAAAAAGCTGTAAAAAGGTATTGTGCTTGAGTATCCCCCATTCGATATACTTGGTATTGAAAAGGGGGTATTTAAATGAATACTCAAACAAAAACATTATCGAAAGAAATTGAAGGTTATCAGGAAAATAAAAATATCTTTTTGTATTCAGCTGGTAAATTAATATCTTTACTGGGGTCTGCGATTTATACCTTTGCAGTAGGTTTGTATTTATTAAAAATAACCGGATCTGGCCTCACTTTTGCTACCAATATAGTGTTATACACCCTGCCAATGCTTTTTATAAATCCGTTTGCCGGAGTAGTTGCAGACCGAATTAATAAGAAAATAGTTGTGGTAGGGTCTGACTTTCTCAATGGTTTGTTTTTGGTGGTAGTGTATGTGCTGGCAGGTCGTATTGGCTTAAGTGTGTCGTTGTTATATATAAGCACCTTTATAATGACCGTCATGGCTACCTTTTTTAATATTGCTATAGAATCTGCTAAGCCTGATCTGGTGAGGGAAGAAAAATTAGTAAAAATAAATTCTCTAGCCCGGGTCATCGAGTCACTTTCCTATGTAATTGGTCCTATTACAGGGGGAGTTATTTATGCCTTGTTTGATATGAAAGTATTTATACTGTTAAATGGTTTATCCTTTTTCCTGGCTGCTTTCCTGGAGTTTTTCATTGATTACCATTTTAATAAAGTTGAAGATAATGAACTTGAAAGGGATAAAACCAGACCAGAACCAGGTAGTGACAATAAGTTGTGGTTTAAGTTAAAAGAAGGCTACCAGTATATCCTTTCCAGACAACATTTACTGGCCTTGATTTATATATTTGTTGCCCTCAATTTTTTATTTAACTTTGCAATAATAGTTCCCCTCCCTTATTTATTAAATACTACCTGGAGTGTTGATCCGGTTATATACGGAGTTGTACAGGGAGGTTTACCTGTAGGGATGATAATCGGGGCCTTACTGGTAAAAAGAATTATGGAAAAAGTAAGTTACAGTAAACTTTTAAAAAGAATTAGTTATCTAGCAGGTTTATGGGTACTGATGTTTTCACTTCCTCCAGTAGTGTTTCCCTGTATCCCTGGTCAGTATTTTGTATTAATCTACTATACCACATTGATGTTAGTGGGTGGCTTAGTCGTTTCATGGGTTGATATTCCGGCAAATGTACTATTACAAAAGATTGTTCCAGGAAAGTTACTGGGAAGGGTTATCAGTGTAAAATTAAGTATTGTCAAGGTAATTGTTCCTATTGCTCTTCTTTTATCCGGGTATATAGTTAATTTGTTATCACCGTTAATCCTGTTTTTAAGTGGGTCTGTTCTTTTTACTATGTTTAATTTATGGTTTTTTACTTCTCCTTCAGGTCAGAAGTTTATTAATGTCACTAATGAGAATTTAATGGGAGAAAATGAATAAAACCGGAAGCTTTGCTTCCGGTTTCTTTATGGAATTATAACTAATTGCAACCTGGCTTCCTATTTTTTATGGTTTTGTAGTTAAATATGTAGTTATTATTTGTTTCTTCTCTACTTTATTTGATATCCCTGGTTAATAAAGATGCTATTATAAGCCACAACAAAAGCGAATAACTTCCTTCTGCTTTATTTAAAATAAGAGAATTACATTTGGTTTCACCCAGAAATGGAAGTGGCTGTTTATACGGAGGCGGTGGTAGTTTAACTTTTTTATTGTCAGTGAAACGTATATCAATCCTTTTTTGTTCACTGTTTCGTTGTCTTTTTAATTTACGTACAATTAATCTTCCAATCTGACGTCCTAACCTTAGTCCTTCTTCATTATCAACCGGGAAATGGACCCCATCATAAAGACGGGATACAGCACATTCCTCTGCTAATTCTTGCAGACGCTCTGACTTTGGTGGGAAAAAATAAGTTAACATAATCTGAGCACAACCGGCTACAACAGCATGGCCCGATGGATAGCTGGGGTGTTTTGGAGTACAGATAACAGTGGCCAGTTTTTGATCTAACTGGTTGGGGCGTGGTATTTCCCAGGCAAATTTAAGGTGCCAGGCCACAACCCGGGCATCGTTTAATCCCCCTTGAACCGCTCCTAATATTCTTCCAGCCCTGGTAGCAGAAATATTGTATACATCTATTAACTTATCAATAACCGGTGTCCACTGTTTAGTCGGGGGGCCGGTACCCCAGTATCTGGCAATTTTAATTTTTTCTTTAGTTATGTTGTCCAGAGTTTTTTTGACAATGGCCAGCTGTTTACCGGTGAAGTCTATTGACCTTCCAGGGAACCGTATTTTGAGATCAATTAAGTTTCCATCAGGATCAAGAAATCTGCCCCTGTGATCACGTTTTAAAAAGAATGTGGGCCATGATCCAGCTAAAGGTTCTTCAGGTACTGGAAGTTGTTTTTCTCCGGCATATGGTAGTTTGGACCATTTTCCGAGTATATTTTTATAACCATGTTTCCCTCCTGTCACTTTTTACCCTCCTTTATATTTTTTTACACATATATACTATGTTTTATTGTTTGTTTTTGTTCAGTTCATTTGATTAAGTTTTTAATTATAAAAATTAAGCCGGGGGATAGGTATCCCACCCGGCATTAACCAGAAACTATTTAATAAGTTGATTCAATAAATTAATGAGGAGAGAAAATCTGTATCAATAAGTAAATCATGATCAGGAAAATAATAAATCCACTTCCCATATTAATACCTCCTGTAATTCATATAAAGTATTTTTTAATATTATATGTTTATTACTTTAAGGTGTGAGTTTATAAAAACTTTATGTTGGATTATATACCGTGGCTGGTTAATTAATTATAATTATGTACCAGCTAAATTTATATAAAAAATAAAAAAAGGATAGCTCAAAGCTATCCATCATTTATGTCAGTTTAATTTATTAAGTTTTTAATAATATGTAAATATAAAATCATTAAAAATAAAAATGGTGCCGAGGGCGGGATTCGAACCCGCACGGACGGAAATGTCCACAGCGCCCTCAACGCTGCGTGTCTGCCAGTTCCACCACCTCGGCGTTACGATATATATTATAACATAATTTTTTATTCTGTCAATACAATATTAAAAAATATATTAATTATTAAAGGAAACATTAATTTTATATAGAATTATTAAAATAATCCATTACAGGAGGTAAATCAATGAAAAAACGCTTATTAATCTGGGTAGGGCTGGTAACAGGCATTTTTTTAATTGGAATAGGACTGTATTTCCATTACTCACAACCTGATGTAGTCCCTGGATTAGCTGATATAAATAACAGAGTTAAAAAAAGTAATATTTTATTAATGGGTCTTGATGACAAAAATAGTGTGGAAAAGGGAAAAGTAGAGGTAGATTCAATTGTTTTAGCCAGATTAGCACCTGAAAAACGGACCCTTAAATTTACCAGTATTCCTGTTGAAGGGGAAATTTATAAGGGCCATGAGACAGTTGAAGAGATTATTGGCGAGGTGGAAAAACTTACCGGTGAAACTATAAACTACTATCTTACAGTCAGTTATGATGCTTTTATAAACATGGTAGATAGTATCGGGGGTATACAAATAAAGGTAGATAAGGCAATAGATATACCAGCTCTTGATTTATATCTGAAAAAAGGACTTAACAGGCTTACTGGACAGGAGGCTTTGAATTATTCTCGTTGGTTTAATTATAATACTAAAAGTGAAATTGAGAGATTAAAGAGGCAGCAACAGGTAATTAAATCACTGGTCCATAAGATCTTAAAACCAGAGACCCTATTAAAACTTCCAGAACTATTCACAAATACCCTTAAATCTTTTGATAGGGTTGAGACCAATATAGATATATCTATCATTAATAAAGGCATAGATTTTTTAAAAAATAGGAATGATATTATAATTAAGTTTGATGTTTTTGATAAAAATATTAAGTAAATAAGTTATTAGGTATTACAAATAGAAAACCAGTAACATTGTGATTAACGTAGAAAAAAAGACTATTAGTGAGATATAAAGAGATATATGGTTATTAACTTGATTAATTAGGAATATAAGTTTTTGACTTAAGAGGGACGATTGTGTATACTTATAACTACTGACAGCGCACTGGTTGTGCTGTTAGGGCGAATAGCTCAGTTGGGAGAGCACCTGCCTTACAAGCAGGGGGCCACAGGTTCGAGTCCTGTTTCGCCCACCATAAATATGGAGGTGTAGCGTAGCTGGCTTAACGCGCCGGCCTGTCACGCCGGAGACCGCGGGTTCGAATCCCGTCACCTCCGCCAGAGTGGTGAGATAGCTCAGTTGGTAGAGCAGAGGACTGAAAATCCTCGTGTCGGCAGTTCGATTCTGCCTCTCACCACCATTTTTATGCGGGAATAGCTCAGTGGTAGAGCGTCTCGTTGCCAACGAGAAGGCGCGGGTTCGAAACCCGTTTCCCGCTCCACTATGGCGGCATAGCCAAGTGGTAAGGCAGGGGACTGCAAATCCCTTATTCCCCGGTTCGAATCCGGGTGCCGCCTCCAGAGATATGCCGGGGTGGCGGAACTGGCAGACGCATCGGACTTAAAATCCGGTGGGCGTTTTCGCCCGTGTCGGTTCGAGTCCGACCCCCGGCACCACTAAAAAACACAAAAATAATAATTTGTAACGTGTGGGTATAGCTCAGCTGGTCAGAGCGCTACGTTGACATCGTAGAGGTCAGTGGTTCGAATCCACTTACCCACACCATTTTTGTATCGATCCCCTTATCAGGGGATTTTTTTATTGATACTTGTCTTTATGCTTCTGGAAAATAGAACATGTTCCCTGATTCCAGTGGGTACATTCGTTACATATCCTGTCTCCGAGACCATCCTGGCTGGCAACAAGACTCCCGGCACTGGCAAAAGGTGAATCGTATGCAGAGCTAAATTCAGGACAGGATTCTGCAACTTTTTTTAATATTTTGTCATCATAAATATCATTATAATTTACCACAATATCACCCCGTCCATAGTTGTATACAAATATTATGTGGTTCATATAATAATATATACACAAAGGGGTGAAGTCAGATGGGAATTATTATATCTACTTTAGATTGTACTAATGAGATTAAAACAAAGTTACAGGATTTAAATCACTCCGGGGTAGATTTTATGATTGCTGAAAATAGAAGCAAAGATTATACCTTATTCCAGATAGATTTTGATAAATCAAGTTCTGTTGGTAATTTAAGGTATTTAGCTGATATTATTGCCGATGTTGTCGTTAATGAACTTGAGAAGAAATTTATAAACAGGATAATCAAACATAAATACCAGCAATTTAGTCCCGATGAAAGGGCCCGGATAGAAAAACTTGCTTTTAAACATTTAAATAAAAGGGAAGATAAAAATAATAAATCCCTTAACAAAATAGTTAGAAAAAAAGAAATTGTGGCCCAGATAATTAATTATCTGAATAAAAATAGCGATTTAAATGTTGAAGGTTTTGTCCGCTTCAGGTTAAAAAATTACCTTGATGACCTTAAACTGGCAGTGGAAAGAGCTGTAGATGAATTTGTAATTGAAAAAGAATACAATGAATTTATTGAATTACTCAGGTATTTTGTTGAAATTCAGGAACCACGCATTGGACTTGTAAATGTGTTACAGGAAACAGATGGGTCTTTTCAAATAATGGATAGTAATGAGAATATTATAAAAAACGAATACC encodes:
- the ytxC gene encoding putative sporulation protein YtxC, yielding MGIIISTLDCTNEIKTKLQDLNHSGVDFMIAENRSKDYTLFQIDFDKSSSVGNLRYLADIIADVVVNELEKKFINRIIKHKYQQFSPDERARIEKLAFKHLNKREDKNNKSLNKIVRKKEIVAQIINYLNKNSDLNVEGFVRFRLKNYLDDLKLAVERAVDEFVIEKEYNEFIELLRYFVEIQEPRIGLVNVLQETDGSFQIMDSNENIIKNEYLEGYLVDMFDGEVEYEDLLVSALINIAPEKILLHFDDAEVEKTVKSIFGERVSICQGCYLCQPRCKKE